In one window of Candidatus Angelobacter sp. DNA:
- a CDS encoding ATP-binding protein codes for SHSADRLDEKGKRHLAVISEAAKRMGNLIDDLLLFSRMGRQEMRRATVDTKTLVAEVIAERAPETQGRCIEWKVGDLPGVQGDAAMLRQVWVNLLSNAVKYTRPREQANIEIGCVEDSATETVFFVRDNGVGFDMKYVDRLFGVFQRLHNDREFEGTGIGMANVRRIINRHGGRTWAEGKVGEGAVFYFSIPKAQTPW; via the coding sequence GAGCCATTCGGCGGACCGTTTGGACGAAAAGGGCAAACGGCATCTGGCAGTGATCAGCGAGGCGGCCAAACGGATGGGCAACCTGATCGACGATCTGCTGCTCTTCTCACGCATGGGGCGCCAGGAAATGCGCCGGGCAACAGTGGATACCAAAACACTGGTGGCGGAGGTCATCGCCGAGCGGGCGCCCGAGACGCAGGGACGCTGCATCGAATGGAAGGTTGGCGACTTGCCCGGGGTTCAGGGAGACGCTGCGATGCTGCGCCAGGTGTGGGTCAACCTGCTGTCGAACGCGGTCAAGTACACGCGGCCACGTGAGCAGGCGAACATTGAAATCGGCTGCGTGGAGGATTCGGCCACGGAAACAGTGTTCTTCGTACGGGATAACGGCGTGGGCTTTGACATGAAGTACGTGGACCGGCTTTTCGGGGTCTTCCAGCGGTTGCACAACGACCGGGAATTCGAGGGAACCGGAATCGGCATGGCCAACGTCCGCCGCATCATCAACCGACACGGAGGCCGGACCTGGGCCGAAGGCAAAGTCGGTGAAGGCGCGGTTTTTTACTTCTCCATTCCGAAGGCGCAAACGCCGTGGTAA